In one Gossypium hirsutum isolate 1008001.06 chromosome D09, Gossypium_hirsutum_v2.1, whole genome shotgun sequence genomic region, the following are encoded:
- the LOC107893788 gene encoding kynurenine--oxoglutarate transaminase, which translates to MEGKLSSVAKNFTPSPIQELSQLAQRCNAINLAEGFPDFPAPPCIKEAAVSAINNDFNQYRHVQGICDQLALKMKKTHGLDVNPLTDIAICCGQSEAFAAAIFSIINQGDEVLLFDPCYETYEGCITLAGGIPVYVALEPPQWTLDPEKLMRSFTSRTKAIVLNSPHNPTGKVFSRDELEIIAEGCRRWDCVAITDEVYEYITYDNQKHETIAKLPGMQERTIITSSLSKTFSVTGWRIGWAIAPASAASAIQNIHIRITDSAPAPFQEAALTAFRSPIEYFETLRGVYELKRDFCMKLLGSVGFRIQFKPQGSLFLFAELPKDCLLSDVEYVEELIQQAGVVVVPGRGFFHGNESCKYQKRYIRVAFCKSEATLNAAAQKFGELINAKACPKIVY; encoded by the exons ATGGAAGGGAAGCTATCCTCCGTTGCTAAGAATTTTACTCCTTCTCCAATACAAGAGCTCTCACAGCTTGCTCAGAGATGCAACGCCATTAACCTTGCTGAGGGCTTCCCTGATTTCCCTGCTCCTCCTTGTATCAAAGAAGCTGCTGTTTCAGCCATTAATAACGATTTCAACCAGTATAG GCATGTGCAGGGAATTTGCGATCAATTGgctcttaaaatgaaaaaaacgcATGGTTTAGACGTTAACCCTTTGACTGATATAGCTATTTGCTGTGGACAATCTGAAGCATTTGCAGCCGCAATTTTCTCCA TTATAAACCAAGGAGATGAAGTGTTGTTGTTTGATCCTTGTTATGAAACTTATGAAGGATGTATAACCCTGGCTGGAGGAATTCCC GTATATGTGGCGCTTGAACCGCCTCAATGGACCTTGGACCCTGAAAAATTGATGAGGTCTTTCACTAGTAGAACAAAGGCTATAGTATTAAACAG TCCACACAACCCAACTGGCAAAGTTTTCTCCAGAGACGAGCTTGAAATTATTGCCGAAGGTTGTCGCCGATGGGATTGCGTGGCTATAACAGATGAA GTATATGAATACATAACATATGACAACCAAAAGCATGAAACCATTGCCAAACTACCAGGAATGCAGGAGCGGACAATTATAACATCATCCTTGTCTAAAACTTTTAGTGTTACAG GATGGAGAATTGGATGGGCTATTGCTCCAGCTTCTGCTGCTTCTGCAATCCAAAACATTCATATCCGAATTACTGATTCAGCTCCAGCACCTTTCCAAGAAGCTGCCTTAACTGCTTTTAGAAGCCCCATTGAATACTTCGAAACATTGAGAGGA GTATACGAGTTAAAAAGAGATTTCTGTATGAAGTTGCTCGGCTCGGTCGGTTTTCGGATTCAGTTTAAGCCCCAGGGTTCCTTATTTCTGTTTGCAGAGCTTCCAAAGGATTGCTTGCTTTCTGAT GTGGAATATGTGGAGGAATTGATACAGCAAGCAGGCGTAGTGGTTGTGCCAGGACGTGGATTTTTCCATGGAAATGAAAGTTGCAAATATCAAAAGAGATATATTAGGGTTGCATTCTGCAAAAGCGAAGCCACACTCAATGCTGCAGCACAGAAGTTTGGTGAGCTTATTAATGCTAAAGCTTGTCCCAAGATAGTCTACTAG
- the LOC121221013 gene encoding 2-hydroxyisoflavanone dehydratase, whose protein sequence is MDSNVKELATEVLPYIRVYKDGSVDRLVDSPIVPPCNEDPETGVSSKDIVVSKSPPISARIYLPKHVEQSPKVPLLVYFHGGGFCFESAFSFVETKYMNRLAKQANVVVISIEYRLAPEHPLPIGYEDCWSGLQWVASHSIDGGLKDEPWLSTYVDFDRLYVGGDSAGANLAHVILLRAGSEGLNGVKIKGAFLTHPYFWGSKPIGSEIKNNEEREKLATCMIWHLVYPEAPGGIDNPMLNPVVAGRPSLAGLGCSRLLISVAKEDLLRDRGVSYYHAVKKSGWKGELMELVDVEGADHAFHILAHESETAMKLIQKLASFIV, encoded by the coding sequence ATGGATTCCAATGTCAAAGAACTAGCCACCGAAGTTCTCCCTTATATCCGAGTTTACAAAGACGGCTCAGTTGACCGATTAGTCGATTCACCCATCGTCCCACCTTGTAATGAAGACCCTGAAACTGGGGTCTCATCTAAAGACATCGTTGTTTCAAAAAGCCCACCGATTTCAGCTAGAATTTACTTACCTAAACACGTCGAACAATCCCCAAAAGTTCCTCTGTTAGTCTATTTTCATGGCGGAGGCTTTTGCTTTGAATCAGCGTTCTCTTTTGTTGAAACCAAGTACATGAACAGGTTGGCTAAACAAGCCAACGTTGTTGTTATTTCGATCGAGTATAGGCTAGCCCCTGAACACCCTCTCCCTATTGGTTATGAAGATTGTTGGTCTGGCCTTCAATGGGTCGCTTCCCATTCTATTGATGGTGGTTTAAAAGATGAACCTTGGTTATCAACTTATGTTGATTTTGATCGACTTTATGTCGGTGGTGACAGTGCAGGGGCCAACCTTGCTCACGTTATACTACTGAGAGCTGGTTCAGAGGGTTTAAATGGTGTTAAAATCAAAGGAGCTTTTTTAACACATCCTTATTTTTGGGGTTCAAAGCCAATTGGGTCGGAGATTAAGAACAATGAAGAACGGGAGAAGCTAGCAACATGCATGATTTGGCACTTGGTGTACCCTGAAGCACCTGGTGGCATTGATAACCCAATGTTGAACCCAGTTGTTGCAGGGCGTCCGAGCTTGGCTGGATTAGGATGTTCAAGGCTGCTTATTAGTGTTGCAAAAGAGGATTTATTGAGAGACAGAGGGGTTTCATATTATCATGCAGTGAAGAAAAGTGGGTGGAAAGGTGAATTGATGGAGTTAGTAGATGTCGAAGGAGCAGATCATGCGTTTCATATTTTGGCTCATGAGTCTGAAACAGCTATGAAACTGATTCAAAAACTGGCTTCTTTCATTGTCTAA
- the LOC107928552 gene encoding ARM REPEAT PROTEIN INTERACTING WITH ABF2 isoform X1, whose protein sequence is MELQRSEDQGLPERKGQKRKLEEEIQEDREISLPTGDARRALLAEVTAQVTVLESAFTWRESDRSAAKRATHVLAELAKNEEVVNVIVEGGAVPALVKHLQAPPCEDGDRSPKPFEHEVEKGSAFALGLLAVKPEHQQLIVDSGALSHLVNLLRRHKDSSISRAVISVIRRAADALTNLAHENSSIKTRVRMEGGIPPLVELLEFTDTKVQRAAAGALRTLAFKNDENKNQIVECNALPTLILMLRSEDAAIHYEAVGVIGNLVHSSPNIKKEVLAAGALQPVIGLLNSCCSESQREAALLLGQFAATDSDCKVHIVQRGAVRPLIEMLHSPDVQLKEMSTFALGRLAQDTHNQAGIAHSGGLVPLLKLLDSKNGSLQHNAAFALYGLADNEDNVSDFIRVGGVQRLQDGEFIVQATKDCVAKTLKRLEEKIHGRVLNHLLYLMRVAEKPVQRRVALALAYLCSPDDQRTIFIDNNGLELLLGLLGSTSTKQQLDGAVALYKLSNKAMTLSPMDAAPPSPTPQVYLGEQYVNNATLSDVTFLVEGRRFYAHRICLLASSDAFRAMFDGGYREKDARDIEIPNIKWEVFELMMRFIYTGSVDVTLDIAQDLLRAADQYLLEGLKRLCEYTIAQDISLENVSSMYELSEAFHAISLRHTCILFILEHFDKLSARPGHLHLIQRIVPEIRNYFAKALTKPNPHKLRL, encoded by the exons ATGGAGCTTCAGCGTTCGGAGGACCAGGGCCTCCCTGAACGGAAGGGGCAAAAACGGAAACTGGAGGAAGAAATTCAAGAGGACCGTGAAATCTCTCTCCCTACCGGCGACGCCCGCCGTGCCCTCTTGGCCGAAGTTACCGCTCAGGTTACCGTACTCGAATCCGCCTTCACTTGGCGCGAATCTGATCGCTCTGCTGCCAAGCGTGCCACTCACGTGCTCGCTGAGCTTGCCAAGAAcg AGGAGGTTGTTAATGTGATCGTTGAAGGTGGTGCTGTTCCGGCTCTAGTGAAGCATCTGCAAGCGCCGCCATGCGAGGACGGCGACCGAAGCCCGAAGCCTTTCGAGCACGAGGTTGAAAAAGGAAGTGCTTTTGCATTGGGGCTGCTTGCCGTAAAG CCAGAACATCAGCAACTTATAGTTGATTCTGGGGCTTTGTCGCATCTTGTGAACTTGTTGCGGCGTCACAAGGATAGTTCTATTTCTCGTGCTGTGATCAGTGTCATTAGAAGAGCAGCTGATGCTCTCACCAACCTTGCTCATGAGAATAGCAGCATTAAAACGCGTGTCAG AATGGAAGGTGGGATTCCACCTCTTGTTGAGTTGCTTGAATTTACTGATACTAAGGTGCAAAGAGCAGCTGCTGGCGCATTACGAACCCTAGCAttcaaaaatgatgaaaacaagAATCAG ATTGTTGAATGCAATGCTCTACCTACTCTCATCTTAATGCTAAGATCAGAGGATGCTGCTATACACTATGAAGCG GTTGGTGTGATTGGCAATCTGGTGCATTCATCGCCAAACATAAAAAAAGAAGTTCTTGCTGCGGGGGCTCTGCAACCTGTCATTGGTTTGCTTAA CTCCTGCTGCTCAGAGAGCCAAAGGGAGGCAGCTTTATTGCTTGGACAATTTGCTGCAACTGATTCTGATTGCAAG GTTCATATTGTACAAAGGGGTGCTGTCCGACCCTTGATTGAAATGCTTCACTCTCCTGATGTACAGCTGAAAGAGATGTCGACCTTTGCTTTGGGGAGGTTGGCACag GATACACACAATCAAGCTGGTATTGCGCATAGTGGTGGTTTGGTCCCTTTGTTGAAGCTTCTAGATTCGAAGAATGGATCTTTGCAACACAATGCTGCATTTGCTCTTTATGGTCTTGCAGATAATGAG GATAATGTATCCGATTTTATTAGGGTGGGGGGTGTCCAACGGCTGCAAGATGGAGAGTTTATTGTTCAA GCAACAAAAGACTGTGTAGCCAAGACATTGAAAAGACTAGAAGAGAAGATTCATGGGCGA GTTTTGAACCATTTGCTGTATCTGATGCGCGTAGCGGAGAAGCCAGTCCAAAGACGAGTGGCTTTGGCTCTAGCTTATCTTTGTTCCCCTGATGACCAGAGAACCATATTCATTGATAATAATG GACTTGAACTGCTTCTTGGGCTTCTTGGTTCTACTAGCACTAAGCAGCAACTTGATGGTGCTGTAGCTCTGTACAAGTTGTCCAACAAAGCTATGACGCTTTCTCCTATGGATGCAGCTCCCCCTTCTCCAACACCACAG GTCTATTTGGGGGAGCAATATGTGAACAACGCTACATTGTCTGATGTTACCTTCCTAGTTGAAG GTAGACGGTTCTATGCTCACAGAATCTGTCTGCTTGCTTCTTCAGATGCATTTCGTGCTATGTTTGATGGCGGTTACCGG GAAAAAGATGCAAGGGATATTGAAATTCCTAACATCAAATGGGAGGTTTTTGAGTTGATGATGAG ATTTATATATACTGGATCAGTAGATGTTACTTTGGATATTGCACAAGATCTGCTCAGAGCAGCTGATCAATATCTTTTGGAGGGACTTAAGCGACTTTGCGAATATACCATTGCACAG GATATATCGCTTGAAAATGTTTCAAGCATGTATGAGCTGTCTGAAGCTTTTCATGCAATATCCTTGAGGCACACTTGCATTTTATTTATCTTGGAGCATTTTGATAAATTGAGTGCAAGACCCGG GCACTTGCATCTAATCCAGCGAATAGTTCCCGAGATTCGCAATTACTTTGCTAAAGCACTTACAAAACCTAACCCACATAAACTGCGGCTATAG
- the LOC107928552 gene encoding ARM REPEAT PROTEIN INTERACTING WITH ABF2 isoform X2: MELQRSEDQGLPERKGQKRKLEEEIQEDREISLPTGDARRALLAEVTAQVTVLESAFTWRESDRSAAKRATHVLAELAKNEEVVNVIVEGGAVPALVKHLQAPPCEDGDRSPKPFEHEVEKGSAFALGLLAVKPEHQQLIVDSGALSHLVNLLRRHKDSSISRAVISVIRRAADALTNLAHENSSIKTRVRMEGGIPPLVELLEFTDTKVQRAAAGALRTLAFKNDENKNQIVECNALPTLILMLRSEDAAIHYEAVGVIGNLVHSSPNIKKEVLAAGALQPVIGLLNSCCSESQREAALLLGQFAATDSDCKVHIVQRGAVRPLIEMLHSPDVQLKEMSTFALGRLAQDTHNQAGIAHSGGLVPLLKLLDSKNGSLQHNAAFALYGLADNEATKDCVAKTLKRLEEKIHGRVLNHLLYLMRVAEKPVQRRVALALAYLCSPDDQRTIFIDNNGLELLLGLLGSTSTKQQLDGAVALYKLSNKAMTLSPMDAAPPSPTPQVYLGEQYVNNATLSDVTFLVEGRRFYAHRICLLASSDAFRAMFDGGYREKDARDIEIPNIKWEVFELMMRFIYTGSVDVTLDIAQDLLRAADQYLLEGLKRLCEYTIAQDISLENVSSMYELSEAFHAISLRHTCILFILEHFDKLSARPGHLHLIQRIVPEIRNYFAKALTKPNPHKLRL; encoded by the exons ATGGAGCTTCAGCGTTCGGAGGACCAGGGCCTCCCTGAACGGAAGGGGCAAAAACGGAAACTGGAGGAAGAAATTCAAGAGGACCGTGAAATCTCTCTCCCTACCGGCGACGCCCGCCGTGCCCTCTTGGCCGAAGTTACCGCTCAGGTTACCGTACTCGAATCCGCCTTCACTTGGCGCGAATCTGATCGCTCTGCTGCCAAGCGTGCCACTCACGTGCTCGCTGAGCTTGCCAAGAAcg AGGAGGTTGTTAATGTGATCGTTGAAGGTGGTGCTGTTCCGGCTCTAGTGAAGCATCTGCAAGCGCCGCCATGCGAGGACGGCGACCGAAGCCCGAAGCCTTTCGAGCACGAGGTTGAAAAAGGAAGTGCTTTTGCATTGGGGCTGCTTGCCGTAAAG CCAGAACATCAGCAACTTATAGTTGATTCTGGGGCTTTGTCGCATCTTGTGAACTTGTTGCGGCGTCACAAGGATAGTTCTATTTCTCGTGCTGTGATCAGTGTCATTAGAAGAGCAGCTGATGCTCTCACCAACCTTGCTCATGAGAATAGCAGCATTAAAACGCGTGTCAG AATGGAAGGTGGGATTCCACCTCTTGTTGAGTTGCTTGAATTTACTGATACTAAGGTGCAAAGAGCAGCTGCTGGCGCATTACGAACCCTAGCAttcaaaaatgatgaaaacaagAATCAG ATTGTTGAATGCAATGCTCTACCTACTCTCATCTTAATGCTAAGATCAGAGGATGCTGCTATACACTATGAAGCG GTTGGTGTGATTGGCAATCTGGTGCATTCATCGCCAAACATAAAAAAAGAAGTTCTTGCTGCGGGGGCTCTGCAACCTGTCATTGGTTTGCTTAA CTCCTGCTGCTCAGAGAGCCAAAGGGAGGCAGCTTTATTGCTTGGACAATTTGCTGCAACTGATTCTGATTGCAAG GTTCATATTGTACAAAGGGGTGCTGTCCGACCCTTGATTGAAATGCTTCACTCTCCTGATGTACAGCTGAAAGAGATGTCGACCTTTGCTTTGGGGAGGTTGGCACag GATACACACAATCAAGCTGGTATTGCGCATAGTGGTGGTTTGGTCCCTTTGTTGAAGCTTCTAGATTCGAAGAATGGATCTTTGCAACACAATGCTGCATTTGCTCTTTATGGTCTTGCAGATAATGAG GCAACAAAAGACTGTGTAGCCAAGACATTGAAAAGACTAGAAGAGAAGATTCATGGGCGA GTTTTGAACCATTTGCTGTATCTGATGCGCGTAGCGGAGAAGCCAGTCCAAAGACGAGTGGCTTTGGCTCTAGCTTATCTTTGTTCCCCTGATGACCAGAGAACCATATTCATTGATAATAATG GACTTGAACTGCTTCTTGGGCTTCTTGGTTCTACTAGCACTAAGCAGCAACTTGATGGTGCTGTAGCTCTGTACAAGTTGTCCAACAAAGCTATGACGCTTTCTCCTATGGATGCAGCTCCCCCTTCTCCAACACCACAG GTCTATTTGGGGGAGCAATATGTGAACAACGCTACATTGTCTGATGTTACCTTCCTAGTTGAAG GTAGACGGTTCTATGCTCACAGAATCTGTCTGCTTGCTTCTTCAGATGCATTTCGTGCTATGTTTGATGGCGGTTACCGG GAAAAAGATGCAAGGGATATTGAAATTCCTAACATCAAATGGGAGGTTTTTGAGTTGATGATGAG ATTTATATATACTGGATCAGTAGATGTTACTTTGGATATTGCACAAGATCTGCTCAGAGCAGCTGATCAATATCTTTTGGAGGGACTTAAGCGACTTTGCGAATATACCATTGCACAG GATATATCGCTTGAAAATGTTTCAAGCATGTATGAGCTGTCTGAAGCTTTTCATGCAATATCCTTGAGGCACACTTGCATTTTATTTATCTTGGAGCATTTTGATAAATTGAGTGCAAGACCCGG GCACTTGCATCTAATCCAGCGAATAGTTCCCGAGATTCGCAATTACTTTGCTAAAGCACTTACAAAACCTAACCCACATAAACTGCGGCTATAG
- the LOC107954271 gene encoding leucine-rich repeat receptor-like serine/threonine-protein kinase At2g14510, producing the protein MSTPSFLLSLSFLFLSFLSISLSQQPPKGYLIDCGATSKTAIDDREWLPDEDFISTGSSKNLTVPRLIPTFSTVRSFPLQNNLRRKFCYTARVYKGARYLIRTAYYYGGVNGVNFPSPPVFDQIVDGTFWRVVNTTEDYRKGSTSSYEAVFEAKGTTMSVCIASNTYTESDPFISSLEMLLLGDSLYNTTNFDSYALSLVARHSFGHNRSVISYPDDLFDRYWEPYAENVSVIASNNTPSVSGFWNIPPSKIFESALSTDQLEPLELRWPPLSLPNSTYYIALYFADHRDSMLSGSRVLHIHINEVRYISNLEVTSAGAAVFATRWPLEGQTKITLSSAANSNASPLINAGEIFDILRLGGRTHTRDVIALNAMKSSLRNPPLDWNGDPCLPLNYTWTGITCFEGERIRVVTLNLTSMGLSGSLSSSIANLTALTGIWLGNNSLSGTIPNLSSLRLLEVLHLEDNQFNGDIPSSLGEVRSLRELFLQNNNLTGRIPDSLVGKPGLDLRTSGNQFLSPSPS; encoded by the exons ATGTCTACTCCTTCCTTTCTACTCTCACTTTCCTtccttttcctctcctttctctccATTTCTCTCTCCCAACAACCACCCAAAG GATATTTGATTGATTGTGGCGCCACTTCCAAAACCGCCATCGACGACCGAGAATGGCTTCCCGACGAGGATTTCATCTCCACCGGTTCATCAAAGAACCTAACGGTTCCCCGTCTCATTCCCACTTTCTCCACCGTCCGATCGTTTCCTCTTCAAAACAATCTTCGCCGTAAGTTCTGCTACACGGCGCGCGTTTACAAAGGTGCGAGATACCTAATCAGGACGGCTTACTACTACGGGGGAGTCAACGGCGTGAATTTTCCTTCGCCTCCCGTTTTCGATCAGATAGTGGACGGCACGTTTTGGAGAGTGGTAAATACGACGGAAGACTATCGGAAGGGCTCGACGTCGTCCTACGAAGCTGTGTTTGAAGCTAAAGGGACTACCATGAGCGTTTGTATTGCTTCGAATACGTATACGGAGTCCGACCCGTTTATTTCAAGTTTGGAGATGCTTCTTTTGGGGGATTCGCTTTATAATACTACAAATTTTGATTCTTATGCTTTGAGTTTAGTTGCGAGGCACAGTTTTGGACATAATCGATCCGTTATTAG TTACCCTGATGATCTCTTTGATCGATATTGGGAGCCATATGCAGAAAATGTTTCTGTTATAGCAAGCAATAACACTCCATCTGTTTCTGGGTTCTGGAATATACCCCcttcaaaaatatttgaaagcGCACTTTCAACAGATCAGTTGGAACCCCTGGAGTTGAGATGGCCACCTTTGTCACTTCCGAACTCAACTTACTACATTGCTTTGTATTTTGCGGATCATCGTGATTCAATGCTTTCAGGCTCAAGAGTGCTTCACATACACATAAATGAAGTAAGGTATATTAGCAATTTGGAAGTGACTTCAGCAGGAGCTGCGGTCTTCGCAACCAGATGGCCACTTGAAGGTCAAACAAAGATTACTTTGAGTTCCGCTGCCAATTCGAATGCTAGTCCTTTAATCAATGCCGGGGAGATTTTTGATATACTTCGCCTAGGAGGAAGAACTCATACTAGGGATG TTATAGCTTTAAATGCAATGAAAAGCAGTTTGCGGAACCCTCCACTTGATTGGAATGGTGATCCTTGCCTGCCCCTTAATTACACATGGACTGGAATTACATGTTTTGAGGGTGAACGAATTCGTGTGGTTACTTT GAACTTGACTAGTATGGGTCTTTCAGGATCATTGTCTTCAAGCATTGCTAATTTAACTGCACTGACTGGCAT TTGGCTCGGTAATAACAGTTTATCGGGAACAATACCTAATCTCAGTTCTTTAAGGCTACTAGAAGTGTT GCATTTGGAAGATAATCAGTTCAATGGAGATATTCCCTCATCACTTGGAGAAGTGAGAAGCTTGCGTGAACT ATTCTTACAAAACAATAATCTGACTGGGCGAATACCGGATAGTCTTGTAGGAAAACCTGGACTGGACTTGAG GACTTCTGGAAATCAGTTTTTATCCCCGTCACCTTCTTAA
- the LOC107928547 gene encoding uncharacterized protein: MAMEAVQASSRNSMETNSSPRISFSADFLDETNFISINPHSQTDDADKDKDKTATARVAVADFEFLSSNVSSHAMLTADELFFEGKLLPFWQMHHSEKLKQINLRKESGGDGEGDGDDDEREVVENKEESSRVSWFVDDDPSPRPPKCTVLWKELLRLKKQRATSSLSPSSSSSSSSSSSLADVAEEGKQGSGNRDNKHVKRIKKGLERTRSASIRIRPMINVPICTQVKSSALPPLFPLKKGRILER, from the coding sequence ATGGCCATGGAAGCTGTTCAAGCAAGCTCAAGAAATAGCATGGAGACAAATTCAAGCCCCAGGATTTCATTCTCAGCTGATTTTCTTGATGAAACCAACTTCATATCCATCAACCCACATTCTCAAACCGACGACGCAGACAAGGACAAAGACAAAACGGCAACAGCAAGGGTTGCTGTTGCAGATTTTGAGTTCCTTTCAAGCAATGTGAGCAGCCATGCCATGTTGACAGCCGATGAGCTTTTCTTTGAAGGGAAACTGCTTCCCTTTTGGCAAATGCATCATTCCGAGAAGCTCAAACAAATCAACCTAAGAAAAGAAAGCGGCGGTGATGGCGAGGGCGATGGTGATGACGATGAGCGTGAAGTGGTGGAAAACAAGGAGGAGAGTAGTAGGGTGAGTTGGTTTGTTGATGATGACCCGTCACCGAGACCACCGAAATGTACGGTGTTGTGGAAAGAATTGCTGAGGTTGAAGAAACAACGGGCGACGTCATCGTTGTCACCGTCGTCGTCTTCGTCATCGTCGTCGTCGAGCTCGTTGGCCGATGTAGCCGAAGAAGGGAAACAAGGATCAGGGAATAGAGATAATAAGCATGTGAAGAGGATAAAGAAAGGGTTGGAAAGAACAAGATCAGCAAGTATTAGGATCAGGCCAATGATTAATGTGCCTATTTGCACACAAGTCAAAAGCAGTGCATTGCCTCCTCTGTTTCCACTCAAGAAAGGAAGAATATTAGAAAGGTGA